In Chroicocephalus ridibundus chromosome 12, bChrRid1.1, whole genome shotgun sequence, a single genomic region encodes these proteins:
- the LOC134522580 gene encoding uncharacterized protein LOC134522580, with protein sequence MHPSPSLVPRNHRRRMQEMESVPPKPRCLQGNVAVALPADCLLGTVHEKEFGSREGGASTLEANSKRSFQTSRTQPVWKRRKRERRWCGSPGATWKPTRRRRRKLETCSIWRLPRAGRGAGSTRSWLCIACTRLKATCWRRRRCCVLGRLGDPSPIPWLIIITQARILGHRWRSNCLKRLFTSIRRIFASYRSRSRLKACLSVLNIITPGRKKPVLAALGLA encoded by the exons ATGCACCCCAGTCCCTCGCTGGTGCCCAGAAACCATCGCCGGAGGATGCAGGAGATGGAAAGCGTCCCTCCAAAGCCGAGATGCCTTCAGGGGAACGTCGCGGTGGCTCTGCCGGCTGATTGCCTTCTCGGTACCGTCCACGAGAAGGAAtttggcagcagggaaggag GTGCATCAACATTGGAAGCCAATTCCAAGCGGAGCTTCCAGACCTCCAGGACCCAGCccgtttggaagaggaggaagagggagcgtcGCTGGTGTGGAAGCCCTGGGGCGACGTGGAAACCAACCCGGAGACGCAGGAGAAag TTAGAAACCTGCTCCATTTGGCGTCTCCCaagggcgggccggggggccgggTCAACGCGGAGCTGGCTCTGCATTGCCTGCACGAGGCTCAAGGCGACGTGCTG GAGGCGGCGGAGATGCTGCGTGCTGGGCCGCCTCGGAGACCCGAGTCCCATCCCCTGGCTGATTATCATTACACAG GCTCGGATACTTGGACACCGGTGGAGGAGCAAttgtttaaagaggctttttaccTCCATAAGAAGAATTTTCGCCTCATACAGAAGCAG ATCCAGACTAAAAGCGTGTCTCAGTGTGTTGAATATTATtacacctggaagaaaaaaacccgtTTTGGCTGCACTCGGCCTCGCCTGA